The following are encoded together in the Juglans microcarpa x Juglans regia isolate MS1-56 chromosome 2D, Jm3101_v1.0, whole genome shotgun sequence genome:
- the LOC121250472 gene encoding 40S ribosomal protein S30-like, with amino-acid sequence MDKVHRSLACAGKVRGQTPKVAKQDKKKKLRVRAHKRMQYNRHFVTAVVGFGKKRGPNSSEKYATCCMRSLVMEAMLDHEAPVSHSYILFVAKLHFSLLVYTENLTLFCSRLLLRFKT; translated from the coding sequence ATGGATAAGGTTCACAGATCGCTGGCATGTGCCGGAAAGGTGAGGGGTCAAACTCCAAAGGTGGCCAAGCaggacaagaagaagaagctgcGAGTCCGCGCCCACAAGCGTATGCAGTACAATCGCCACTTCGTCACCGCTGTAGTTGGATTTGGTAAGAAGCGTGGACCCAATTCTTCAGAGAAGTATGCAACTTGTTGTATGAGGAGTTTGGTTATGGAGGCAATGCTTGATCATGAAGCACCAGTTTCGCActcttatattttgtttgtagcTAAACTACATTTCAGTTTATTAGTTTATACTGAAAATCTGACTTTATTTTGTTCAAGACTTCTCTTGAggtttaaaacttga